The following are encoded in a window of Ferribacterium limneticum genomic DNA:
- a CDS encoding polysaccharide biosynthesis protein, with translation MSLPKAILSIFVFLFDLSALAFAWVGGFLLRFNFDVPANFAYVMWWGLAILLPVHALGCHIAGLYRGIWLFASLPDLKRVLRAVALSSGAVFVFFVFFRSGQQLVPRSLLLLYPMLLVLYMGGGRAAYRMWKEHRLYGGLIAQGKPVVIVGAGRGGAMLARELERSPDWRVVALVDDDQTKWGRELSGIPVLGGIDALPEVLASVKAKHAILAMPSAAIEACRRAADSVVGAGGHVFTVPGLDDVMSGRVAISSIRPVEIEDLLGRDPVWIDTAHVADMVAGKVVLVTGAGGSIGSELCRQVARFRPEKLVLLELNEFALYSIEQWFSVNATDVDLVPLAGDVKDASRLDEVFAQFRPHAVFHAAAYKHVPLMEIGNAWQAVRNNALGTLTVAECAMRFKAERFVLISTDKAVNPTNVMGATKRLAEMVCESLHCQDSATQFEMVRFGNVLGSTGSVIPKFQEQIARGGPVTVTHPEITRYFMSIPEAAQLVLQAATMGHGGEIFVLDMGEPVRIVDLARKMIHLSGYSEHEIRIEFSGLRPGEKLYEELLADTEQTRETPHPKLRIAQGRPVDSDFLANLRSWLANACQSDAQVREALMVRVPEYHPATNSIP, from the coding sequence TTGAGCTTGCCTAAAGCAATTCTTTCCATTTTCGTTTTTCTGTTCGACCTTTCCGCGTTGGCATTTGCCTGGGTGGGGGGGTTTTTGTTGCGCTTTAATTTTGATGTCCCTGCCAATTTTGCCTACGTGATGTGGTGGGGGTTGGCAATCCTGTTGCCGGTGCATGCTTTGGGGTGCCACATTGCTGGCTTGTATCGCGGTATTTGGTTGTTTGCGAGCCTGCCCGACTTGAAGCGTGTGCTTCGTGCTGTGGCGTTGTCGAGCGGGGCCGTTTTCGTGTTTTTTGTCTTCTTCCGCAGTGGTCAGCAGTTGGTGCCGCGATCACTGTTGCTGCTGTACCCGATGCTGCTGGTTCTCTATATGGGCGGTGGGCGTGCGGCTTATCGCATGTGGAAGGAGCATAGGCTTTACGGTGGCTTGATCGCACAAGGGAAGCCTGTCGTGATTGTTGGTGCCGGCCGTGGTGGCGCCATGCTGGCGCGTGAATTGGAGCGGAGCCCGGATTGGCGGGTCGTTGCACTTGTCGATGACGATCAGACCAAATGGGGGCGTGAGCTGTCCGGGATCCCGGTTCTGGGCGGGATAGATGCCTTGCCGGAAGTGCTGGCCTCAGTCAAAGCTAAACATGCTATTTTGGCGATGCCGTCGGCAGCTATAGAGGCTTGCCGTAGGGCTGCGGATTCGGTGGTTGGGGCGGGTGGGCATGTATTTACTGTGCCTGGATTGGATGATGTGATGTCCGGTCGGGTCGCAATTTCATCAATCCGACCGGTCGAGATCGAGGATTTGCTTGGGCGCGATCCGGTTTGGATCGATACAGCACATGTCGCCGATATGGTTGCCGGTAAGGTCGTCTTGGTGACAGGGGCTGGCGGATCAATCGGCAGCGAGTTGTGCCGGCAAGTGGCTCGTTTCCGCCCTGAAAAACTAGTGTTGCTCGAACTGAACGAATTTGCGCTTTACTCCATCGAGCAGTGGTTTTCGGTAAATGCAACGGATGTTGACCTGGTTCCGCTTGCTGGGGATGTTAAGGATGCTTCTCGTTTGGATGAGGTATTCGCACAGTTTAGGCCTCATGCGGTTTTCCATGCCGCAGCCTACAAGCATGTTCCTTTGATGGAGATTGGCAATGCTTGGCAGGCGGTTCGTAATAATGCCCTTGGTACGCTCACGGTTGCTGAGTGTGCCATGCGCTTCAAGGCGGAGCGTTTTGTCTTGATTTCCACCGATAAGGCGGTTAATCCGACGAACGTTATGGGGGCAACTAAGCGTTTGGCCGAGATGGTCTGCGAATCGCTGCACTGCCAAGATAGTGCAACTCAGTTTGAGATGGTTCGATTCGGTAATGTGCTAGGTAGTACCGGTAGTGTGATTCCGAAGTTTCAGGAGCAGATCGCGCGCGGTGGCCCTGTTACGGTGACGCATCCGGAAATCACTCGTTACTTCATGTCGATTCCCGAGGCCGCGCAACTTGTCTTGCAGGCGGCGACGATGGGGCACGGTGGCGAGATTTTCGTACTGGACATGGGCGAACCTGTCCGGATCGTCGATTTGGCTCGCAAGATGATTCATTTGTCGGGTTATTCTGAGCATGAAATACGTATCGAGTTCTCCGGTTTGCGGCCAGGTGAAAAGCTCTACGAGGAATTGCTTGCTGATACTGAGCAAACGCGTGAAACGCCTCATCCGAAGCTGAGAATTGCGCAGGGCCGTCCAGTCGATAGTGATTTTCTTGCTAATTTGCGATCTTGGTTGGCGAACGCGTGTCAGAGTGATGCGCAAGTGCGGGAAGCGCTTATGGTGCGCGTTCCTGAATATCATCCGGCAACAAATAGTATTCCCTGA
- a CDS encoding LapA family protein: MTALTWSIRAIIFVFLVVFATQNTDPASLRLLPGTVWQTPLVIALLAFFIGGVILGALSLLGVIFRQRREISRLKREAAQKPASHTPDVPPNA, translated from the coding sequence ATGACAGCACTGACTTGGTCTATACGAGCCATTATTTTTGTCTTTCTGGTTGTTTTTGCAACCCAGAACACCGATCCGGCAAGCCTTCGCCTTCTACCAGGAACTGTCTGGCAGACGCCCTTGGTGATTGCCTTGCTAGCCTTCTTTATCGGTGGCGTGATACTTGGTGCGCTCTCGCTGCTCGGTGTCATTTTCCGCCAGCGTCGTGAAATCTCGCGCCTGAAGCGTGAGGCTGCGCAAAAGCCCGCTTCGCATACGCCGGACGTGCCGCCAAACGCATGA
- a CDS encoding integration host factor subunit beta — protein MTKSELIARLAERFPQLVAKDADFAVKMILDAMSEALVRGDRIEIRGFGSFALNYRPPRTGRNPKSGEKVGVPAKWVPHFKAGKELRERVDQAI, from the coding sequence ATGACCAAATCCGAGCTCATCGCCCGACTGGCGGAACGGTTTCCCCAGTTGGTGGCGAAGGATGCTGATTTTGCGGTCAAGATGATTCTCGATGCGATGTCCGAAGCACTTGTGCGAGGGGATCGTATCGAGATCCGTGGATTCGGCAGCTTTGCGCTCAACTATCGGCCGCCGCGTACTGGCCGTAACCCCAAATCAGGGGAAAAGGTTGGCGTCCCGGCCAAGTGGGTTCCCCACTTCAAGGCTGGAAAAGAATTGCGCGAAAGGGTTGATCAGGCGATCTGA
- a CDS encoding glycosyltransferase, with amino-acid sequence MVGRVVKQLLDCPEVSLILVTLNIPEVLGLPEDQRIRVLHNVSPRGFAANHNAAFNESREEYFCPLNPDIKILGNPFTALLATMLEAGVAMAAPRVDSPAGLQEDSWRRFPTVFSLIRKILGIGNGSYLVPPDGRIFSPEWVAGMCMLFRSADYRALGGFDEGFFLYYEDVDICVRLWRSGRRLVVCPDVTVIHDARRDSHRNFRHLRWHLASITRYFRKYWGRLPSVSR; translated from the coding sequence ATGGTCGGCCGTGTTGTTAAGCAATTGCTCGATTGCCCGGAGGTATCCCTTATTCTAGTGACGCTGAACATACCGGAGGTATTGGGCTTGCCGGAAGATCAGCGCATACGGGTGCTTCACAATGTTTCTCCTCGTGGTTTTGCCGCCAACCACAACGCTGCTTTTAATGAGTCAAGGGAAGAGTATTTCTGCCCATTGAACCCAGATATCAAAATCTTGGGAAATCCATTTACAGCCTTGTTGGCTACCATGTTGGAAGCGGGAGTCGCGATGGCGGCGCCGCGTGTTGATTCCCCGGCTGGTTTACAAGAAGATAGCTGGAGGCGTTTTCCAACTGTTTTTTCGCTCATTCGAAAAATATTGGGAATAGGCAACGGCAGCTATCTGGTTCCGCCTGATGGCCGAATATTTTCTCCGGAATGGGTGGCTGGGATGTGTATGTTGTTCCGCAGTGCCGATTATCGGGCGCTCGGTGGGTTCGATGAGGGCTTCTTCCTGTATTACGAAGATGTGGATATCTGCGTCCGTTTATGGAGAAGCGGGAGACGCCTCGTTGTCTGTCCGGACGTGACTGTTATCCACGATGCCCGACGCGACAGCCATCGAAATTTTCGGCACTTGCGTTGGCATCTTGCGAGTATTACTCGCTATTTCCGTAAATATTGGGGGCGGTTGCCCTCTGTCAGCCGCTGA
- the rpsA gene encoding 30S ribosomal protein S1, which translates to MESFAQLFEESLARQEMRQGEVITAEVVLIDHNFVVVNAGLKSESYVPLEEFLNDQGELEVKVGDFVQVAIEMLEDGYGATRLSRDRAKRIAAWNFLEEALNNNSLVTGTITGKVKGGLTVMSNGVRAFLPGSLVDMRPVKDTTPYEGKTMEFKVIKLDRKRNNVVMSRRAVLEATADKDREKLLENLKEGTTVKGIVKNITDYGAFVDLGGIDGLLHITDLAWRRVRHPSEVLNVGDEVTAKILKFDAEKNRVSLGMKQLGDDPWVGIARRYPAGTRLFGKVTNLTDYGSFVEIEQGIEGLVHVSEMDWTNKNVHPSKVVQLGDEVEVMILEIDEERRRISLGMKQCQANPWDDFAMNHKKGDKVKGAIKSITDFGIFIGLPGGIDGLVHLSDLSWSATGEEAIRNFKKGDEVEALVLGIDVEKERISLGIKQMEGDPYTNFIATHEKNSIVNCTVKTVDARGAVLTLDGENEGYLRASEFSRDRIDDLSQHLKVGDTVEAMIINVDRKTRGINLSIKAKDNAEQHEAMQKLSAESSAAASGTTNLGALLKAKLNQQG; encoded by the coding sequence ATGGAATCTTTTGCTCAACTATTTGAAGAATCCCTGGCTCGCCAGGAAATGCGTCAAGGCGAAGTCATCACTGCAGAAGTGGTGCTCATCGATCACAATTTCGTTGTGGTCAATGCCGGCCTGAAATCGGAATCCTATGTTCCGCTCGAAGAATTCCTGAATGATCAGGGCGAACTCGAAGTCAAGGTGGGCGATTTCGTCCAAGTGGCTATCGAAATGCTGGAAGACGGCTATGGCGCAACGCGCCTATCCCGCGACCGCGCCAAGCGCATCGCTGCCTGGAACTTCCTGGAAGAAGCCCTGAACAACAACTCCTTGGTTACTGGCACCATCACCGGCAAGGTCAAGGGCGGTCTGACCGTCATGTCCAATGGTGTTCGCGCGTTCCTGCCGGGTTCCCTCGTCGACATGCGTCCGGTCAAGGACACTACGCCGTACGAAGGCAAGACCATGGAGTTCAAGGTCATCAAGCTTGACCGCAAGCGCAACAACGTCGTGATGTCCCGTCGTGCCGTGCTCGAAGCCACCGCTGACAAAGATCGCGAAAAGCTCCTCGAGAACCTCAAGGAAGGTACCACCGTCAAGGGTATCGTCAAGAACATCACCGACTACGGCGCATTCGTCGACCTCGGCGGTATCGATGGCCTGCTGCACATCACCGACCTGGCCTGGCGCCGTGTACGTCACCCGAGCGAAGTGCTCAATGTTGGTGACGAAGTTACCGCCAAGATCCTCAAGTTTGATGCCGAGAAGAACCGCGTCTCCCTTGGCATGAAGCAACTGGGCGATGATCCGTGGGTTGGTATTGCCCGCCGTTACCCGGCTGGCACCCGCCTGTTCGGCAAGGTCACCAACCTGACCGACTACGGTTCTTTCGTTGAAATCGAACAGGGCATCGAAGGCCTAGTTCACGTTTCCGAAATGGACTGGACCAACAAGAACGTTCATCCGTCCAAGGTTGTCCAGCTCGGCGACGAAGTCGAAGTCATGATCCTCGAAATCGACGAAGAGCGTCGTCGTATCTCGTTGGGTATGAAGCAGTGCCAAGCCAATCCTTGGGACGACTTCGCGATGAACCACAAGAAGGGTGACAAGGTTAAGGGCGCCATCAAGTCGATCACCGACTTCGGCATCTTTATCGGTCTGCCTGGTGGCATCGATGGTCTGGTTCACCTGTCCGACCTTTCCTGGTCTGCGACTGGCGAAGAAGCCATCCGCAACTTCAAGAAGGGTGACGAAGTTGAGGCGCTGGTTCTTGGCATCGACGTCGAGAAGGAGCGTATCTCCCTCGGTATCAAGCAGATGGAAGGTGATCCGTACACCAACTTCATCGCTACCCACGAGAAGAACAGCATCGTGAACTGCACCGTCAAGACGGTCGACGCTCGCGGCGCCGTGCTGACGCTGGATGGTGAGAACGAAGGTTACCTGCGTGCTTCTGAATTCTCGCGTGATCGTATCGATGACCTGTCGCAGCACCTCAAGGTGGGCGATACGGTTGAAGCCATGATCATCAACGTGGATCGCAAGACCCGTGGTATCAACCTTTCCATCAAGGCCAAAGACAATGCCGAACAGCACGAAGCCATGCAGAAACTTTCTGCCGAGTCTTCCGCTGCTGCTTCCGGTACGACCAACCTGGGTGCCCTTCTGAAGGCCAAGCTCAACCAGCAAGGCTGA
- a CDS encoding NAD-dependent epimerase/dehydratase family protein, with translation MTILVSGATGFIGRRVLAYLLAEDYPCRSFGRHPAIGGPSFIGDLSDKSALVKACSGVESVFHCAGYAHAFSSQSDDDEGLYWKINFEGTQNLLRAAGASGVRRFVFLSSVKAMAEPGDSCVNEDFSGESQTAYGQSKLAAEEAVIDAGRHYGMHVVNLRLAMVYGAGGRGNLERMGRLVRKGVFPPLPETGNRRSLVHVDDVVSAMRLVAEDDRANGRTYIIASHEAPSGRQLFDALRAAQGLKPCGWAMPEGLFRLAGRAGDIIERMAGRRMPLDSEVVTRLLDSACYSPTRIEKELGWRARVPLTEGLREMLGV, from the coding sequence ATGACGATACTCGTTTCTGGTGCTACGGGTTTTATCGGGAGGCGAGTGCTCGCATACTTACTGGCAGAAGACTATCCGTGTCGGTCATTCGGGCGTCATCCAGCTATTGGTGGGCCTTCTTTCATTGGCGACTTGAGCGATAAATCCGCACTCGTCAAGGCGTGTTCGGGGGTTGAAAGTGTCTTTCATTGCGCTGGGTATGCTCACGCATTTTCGTCACAGAGTGATGATGACGAAGGTCTGTATTGGAAAATTAATTTCGAAGGCACGCAGAATTTGCTTAGGGCAGCAGGTGCGTCAGGAGTGAGGCGCTTTGTATTCCTGTCCAGCGTCAAAGCCATGGCTGAGCCAGGTGACTCATGTGTTAACGAGGATTTTTCTGGCGAGTCGCAGACGGCTTACGGGCAGAGCAAGCTGGCCGCTGAGGAAGCAGTGATTGATGCTGGGCGGCATTACGGAATGCATGTTGTCAACCTGCGTTTGGCGATGGTCTATGGTGCCGGGGGGCGCGGCAATCTTGAAAGGATGGGCCGTCTGGTGCGGAAGGGGGTGTTCCCACCGTTGCCGGAAACCGGAAATCGACGTTCTCTGGTGCATGTGGATGATGTGGTTTCAGCGATGCGTCTGGTGGCAGAGGATGATCGGGCAAATGGTCGGACCTATATTATCGCATCGCATGAAGCCCCTTCCGGGCGGCAGTTGTTTGATGCGCTGCGGGCGGCTCAGGGGCTGAAACCATGTGGTTGGGCGATGCCAGAGGGGCTTTTCCGGCTTGCCGGACGGGCCGGGGATATTATCGAGCGCATGGCGGGACGGCGTATGCCGCTGGATAGCGAAGTTGTGACCCGGCTATTGGATTCCGCCTGCTATTCGCCTACTCGAATCGAGAAGGAGTTGGGGTGGCGGGCGCGGGTGCCGCTGACCGAAGGGTTGAGGGAGATGTTGGGGGTATGA
- the lapB gene encoding lipopolysaccharide assembly protein LapB, translating into MSELFEYWQLLLIPAFFALGWIAARVDMQQVVHESRTLPRSYFQGLNFLLNEQPDKAIDSFLEVAKVDSQTVELHFALGNLFRRRGETERAIRMHQNLIDLPDLDDKVRLQALSELGQDYLKAGLLDRAEEIFNKLLGTDFEEEAKRSLLEIYQVEKEWLKAIEIARELPDVASHRDIAEYYCELAANEIMRSRPDSAREYLEVATQENRKCVRASLLQGDLLMQEVDLSGAIEAWQRIEQQDPAYLALVAQRLLEAYRRLERPAEGIALLSGYLERYPSLDLLEVVYQLVLESEGVESAYRLVRAELQRNPTLLGLEKLMSARLPLVAPEVRPDVELARTIIQGYTKRLSRYRCDNCGFKARQFYWRCPACGGWETYPPRRSEEFDQSL; encoded by the coding sequence ATGAGCGAATTATTCGAATACTGGCAGCTCCTGCTGATACCGGCCTTTTTTGCTCTGGGCTGGATCGCCGCCCGCGTCGACATGCAGCAGGTTGTGCATGAGTCGCGCACCTTGCCCCGTTCCTATTTTCAGGGTCTGAATTTTCTGCTCAATGAGCAGCCGGACAAGGCAATCGATTCCTTTCTCGAAGTTGCCAAGGTTGATTCGCAAACTGTCGAATTGCATTTTGCTCTTGGCAACCTGTTTCGCCGGCGTGGTGAAACGGAGCGTGCAATACGCATGCACCAGAACCTGATTGACTTGCCTGATCTCGACGACAAGGTGCGCCTGCAGGCGCTGTCGGAGTTGGGGCAGGATTACCTGAAGGCGGGCCTGCTTGATCGGGCTGAAGAGATATTCAATAAATTGTTGGGAACCGATTTTGAGGAAGAGGCCAAGCGCAGTCTTCTGGAAATCTATCAGGTCGAGAAGGAATGGTTGAAGGCAATAGAAATAGCCCGTGAATTGCCGGATGTCGCGTCGCATCGCGATATCGCCGAGTACTACTGCGAACTGGCGGCCAACGAAATCATGCGTTCTCGTCCTGATTCGGCTCGTGAGTATCTTGAGGTAGCCACCCAGGAGAATCGGAAGTGCGTGCGGGCCAGCCTTCTGCAAGGGGATCTGTTGATGCAGGAGGTCGATCTCAGCGGCGCGATCGAAGCCTGGCAGCGTATCGAGCAACAGGATCCGGCATATCTGGCTTTGGTTGCCCAGCGACTGCTTGAGGCTTATCGCAGGCTTGAACGGCCGGCCGAGGGCATCGCCCTGCTGAGCGGTTATCTTGAACGCTATCCCTCGCTCGACCTGCTCGAGGTGGTCTATCAGCTGGTTCTTGAAAGCGAAGGAGTCGAATCAGCCTATCGCCTGGTGCGAGCCGAACTTCAGCGCAATCCCACCTTGCTTGGCTTGGAAAAACTGATGAGCGCGCGTTTGCCATTGGTGGCGCCGGAGGTTCGTCCGGACGTCGAGTTGGCGAGGACCATTATCCAAGGCTACACGAAACGTCTGTCGCGTTATCGATGCGATAATTGTGGTTTCAAGGCACGTCAGTTCTATTGGCGTTGTCCGGCCTGTGGCGGCTGGGAAACCTATCCGCCGCGCCGCAGTGAAGAATTCGATCAATCCTTGTAG
- a CDS encoding sugar transferase: MKRLFDLFVALCAAVVLALPVVLVALAVKLTSPGPVFYWSDRVGRHNRIFRMPKFRSMRIGTPAVATHLLADPDAYLTPIGSFLRKSSLDELPQLWSILVGDMSLVGPRPALFNQEDLIALRTGCGVHELVPGLTGWAQVNGRDELPIPRKVELDEEYLLQRSFMFDLRVLWLTAVKVLRRDGVSH; this comes from the coding sequence ATGAAGCGATTGTTTGATCTATTCGTGGCTTTATGCGCCGCAGTGGTTCTGGCGCTGCCCGTAGTGTTGGTGGCGCTGGCGGTCAAATTGACCTCGCCAGGGCCCGTGTTTTATTGGTCGGATCGTGTCGGTCGCCATAATCGCATTTTTCGCATGCCGAAATTTCGTAGCATGCGCATTGGGACCCCGGCTGTAGCGACGCATTTGCTGGCAGATCCAGATGCTTATCTCACGCCTATCGGTTCTTTTTTGCGCAAATCCAGCCTTGATGAACTGCCCCAGCTCTGGAGTATCCTGGTTGGGGACATGAGTTTGGTTGGGCCTCGTCCCGCTTTATTCAATCAGGAAGATCTGATTGCACTTCGTACTGGGTGTGGCGTGCATGAATTGGTGCCGGGCTTGACGGGCTGGGCGCAGGTTAATGGCCGTGACGAATTGCCGATTCCCAGGAAGGTTGAACTTGATGAGGAATATCTGCTTCAACGCTCTTTCATGTTTGACCTTCGCGTTTTATGGCTAACCGCAGTCAAGGTGTTACGGCGGGATGGCGTGTCGCACTGA
- a CDS encoding bifunctional 3-phosphoshikimate 1-carboxyvinyltransferase/cytidylate kinase, with translation MTHDFLDLPQILSARGTVRLPGSKSISNRVLLLAALAEGETEVRDLLASDDTERMLDALKVLGVGVSHLGGENWLIKGCAGQFPVTQAELFLGNAGTAFRPLTAALALSGGDFVLKGVARMHERPIGDLVDGLRQLGADVTYLGSEGYPPLHLKPANIVPGGSVKVHGDVSSQFLTGLLMALPLTGQAVAVEVVGALISKPYIEITLATMARFGVQVQRDGWQRFTVQAGSRYVSPGTIYVEGDASSASYFLAMGAIGGGPVRVEGVGRDSIQGDVRFAEALAKMGAKIEMGPNWMAARAPLGGLVAVDLDCNHIPDAAMTLATTALFAKGTTTLRNIASWRVKETDRIAAMATELRKLGAVVEEGDDFISVTPASLKSAAIDTYDDHRMAMCFSLAAFGTPLRINDPKCVAKTFPDYFERFAAATKAAPVIAIDGPSASGKGTVAARVATALGYAYLDSGALYRLTALAARQALVDWTDEAAVAAIAAELNVEFSGDDIRLNGELVGDAIRTEEISVGASKVAALPAVREALLFRQRAFNQAPGLIGDGRDMGSVVFPHAVLKVFLTASPEARAERRYKQLIEKGFSANLADLLSDLKQRDERDSQRSVAPLRQEADAKLLDTTHLTIEQAVNQVLVWSREALQ, from the coding sequence GTGACTCACGACTTTCTCGATCTCCCACAAATACTCTCGGCTCGCGGGACGGTTCGCCTGCCCGGTTCAAAAAGTATTTCTAACCGCGTGCTGCTACTAGCGGCTCTGGCCGAAGGTGAGACGGAGGTCCGAGACCTGCTGGCTTCGGATGATACTGAACGGATGCTTGATGCATTAAAGGTGCTAGGGGTCGGTGTTAGCCACTTGGGTGGCGAAAACTGGTTGATCAAGGGCTGTGCTGGGCAATTTCCGGTCACGCAGGCAGAATTGTTTCTGGGAAATGCTGGTACCGCCTTCCGTCCGCTTACCGCTGCTTTGGCGCTGTCTGGCGGTGATTTTGTACTGAAGGGCGTGGCCCGCATGCATGAACGACCGATCGGCGATCTCGTTGATGGCCTGCGGCAGCTTGGAGCGGATGTTACCTATCTCGGCAGCGAGGGCTATCCGCCGCTGCATCTGAAGCCGGCAAACATTGTCCCAGGCGGTTCGGTTAAGGTTCACGGCGATGTTTCCAGTCAGTTTCTGACAGGCTTGTTGATGGCTTTGCCGCTGACCGGGCAGGCTGTTGCGGTAGAGGTCGTTGGTGCACTGATTTCCAAGCCCTACATCGAAATCACGCTGGCAACCATGGCACGGTTTGGCGTGCAGGTTCAGCGTGATGGCTGGCAACGGTTTACGGTGCAGGCCGGTAGTCGCTATGTCTCGCCGGGAACGATTTACGTTGAAGGCGATGCATCATCGGCCTCGTATTTCCTTGCTATGGGAGCGATTGGCGGTGGGCCGGTTCGGGTCGAGGGTGTTGGTCGCGATTCGATTCAGGGTGATGTTCGATTTGCTGAGGCGTTGGCCAAAATGGGGGCCAAAATCGAGATGGGGCCGAACTGGATGGCCGCACGTGCTCCGCTGGGAGGACTGGTTGCGGTCGACCTCGATTGCAACCACATTCCCGATGCGGCGATGACGCTGGCGACGACCGCGCTGTTCGCCAAAGGAACGACCACGTTGCGCAATATCGCTAGCTGGCGGGTCAAGGAAACTGATCGAATTGCGGCGATGGCGACTGAATTGCGGAAGTTGGGTGCAGTGGTCGAAGAGGGTGATGATTTTATTAGCGTCACTCCTGCTAGCCTCAAATCGGCCGCCATTGATACTTACGACGACCATCGCATGGCAATGTGTTTTTCATTGGCTGCTTTCGGTACGCCGCTGCGTATCAACGATCCAAAGTGTGTGGCCAAGACTTTCCCGGATTATTTTGAGCGCTTTGCGGCGGCCACCAAGGCGGCCCCGGTCATCGCAATCGATGGTCCCTCAGCTTCCGGCAAGGGAACAGTGGCGGCGCGGGTGGCTACAGCACTCGGTTACGCCTATCTCGATTCCGGTGCGCTTTACCGGTTGACCGCACTAGCCGCTCGACAGGCCCTTGTTGATTGGACTGACGAGGCCGCTGTGGCGGCCATTGCCGCTGAGCTCAACGTCGAGTTTTCCGGGGACGATATCCGCTTAAATGGTGAGCTTGTCGGTGACGCCATTCGTACAGAAGAAATCTCGGTGGGGGCCTCAAAAGTCGCGGCCCTGCCTGCTGTAAGGGAGGCGCTGCTTTTTCGCCAGCGGGCTTTCAACCAGGCGCCCGGCCTGATCGGCGATGGGCGCGACATGGGGTCGGTCGTCTTCCCGCATGCCGTGCTCAAGGTCTTCCTGACAGCGAGTCCCGAAGCGCGCGCTGAACGTCGTTATAAGCAGTTGATCGAAAAAGGATTCTCTGCTAATCTCGCGGACCTTCTGTCGGACCTGAAGCAACGTGATGAGCGCGATTCGCAGCGCAGCGTTGCTCCTCTACGGCAAGAGGCTGATGCCAAGCTGCTCGATACCACGCATCTCACCATTGAACAGGCGGTGAATCAGGTGCTGGTCTGGAGCAGGGAAGCATTGCAGTAA